Within Gemmatimonadota bacterium, the genomic segment CCGCCAGCCGGGGTCGTCGATCCGGATGGTGACCTTGAAGGTGCCGTTCTGCGGATTGATGATGGAACTCACACGGTGAATCGTGCCGTTGAACGTGCCGTCCGGCAGGGTCTCCGTTTCGAGGATGACCTGTTGGCCCGGAGCTACGTGCGACCACTCCATTTCGGGCAGATGGGTGTAGATCAGCAGCGTGTTGAGGTCGACCAATGTGAAAAGCGCATCCCCCGGCCTGGCCATGTTGCCGACGTTCTGGTGGCGTTCCGTGATGGTGCCGCTGAAGGGCGCGCGGATGGTGGTCTTGTCGAAGGCGACCCTGGCGGACTCCCAGTCCGCCCTGGCCATGATCAGCTCCCGCTCCTTCGCCTCGTGGTCCACCTCGCTGATGAGCTGTCCCTCCAGCATGGCCTCCGATCGATCGAATTCCTGCTTGCGGGCATCCCGGATGGCCTCCGCACGAGCCAGGGAGACCTCCTCTTCGTCGTTTTCCAGCACGGCGAGGACATCGCCCCGCTTCACGTAGTCGCCTTCTTCGACGCGCATCTCTTCGATCATGGCGGTCGTCCGCGGGAAGATCTGGGCATCGCGGTCGGCTTCCACCGTAGCGGTCGTCAGCACGATATCCGAAATGGTGCCCAGGGAAGCCTCTATCACGTTCACCGGGACCGGTGGCACCTCCGTGGTGTCGGCTTCGGCCTCGCCGTCCTTTCCGACGACCTCTTCTTCGCCTGCTTCCTCTTCGGCCGTATCCGAACTCGCGGCTCCGCATCCCGCCGCGATGAACGCCGCCAGGAAAGCGATGCACACCGCGGTGGCGGCTGCCCGGGAAAGACGCATTATGAGGGGTAGAACGCCTGGACGACGCATGCCTGCTCCTCCAGAACAATACTAAATCAATACTAACTATCTAATATACACCCGCGAAAGCCTGTCATTCACGCGAAGTTCGCGCCTGTCTGCTCCATTAGACAGCGGACACGGGGCAATAGTTTCCGTTAAATGCACGATTTCACCCCGTCTCAGCCAGCAA encodes:
- a CDS encoding efflux RND transporter periplasmic adaptor subunit, which translates into the protein MRRPGVLPLIMRLSRAAATAVCIAFLAAFIAAGCGAASSDTAEEEAGEEEVVGKDGEAEADTTEVPPVPVNVIEASLGTISDIVLTTATVEADRDAQIFPRTTAMIEEMRVEEGDYVKRGDVLAVLENDEEEVSLARAEAIRDARKQEFDRSEAMLEGQLISEVDHEAKERELIMARADWESARVAFDKTTIRAPFSGTITERHQNVGNMARPGDALFTLVDLNTLLIYTHLPEMEWSHVAPGQQVILETETLPDGTFNGTIHRVSSIINPQNGTFKVTIRIDDPGWRLKPGMFVKVTILADQHVGVLLIPKIALLEDDEVFTVKDSIATRVALTLGLQDADFTEIQEGLSPGDLVVIAGHRSMKDSTRVKIVAPEAPE